One window of the Leptospira koniambonensis genome contains the following:
- a CDS encoding DoxX family protein → MQTIGKYVYAVPFLLFGLNHFVAGSQMAGMVPVPGGVIWIYVTGAAMVAAAVSIFINKKTKLAMTLLAVLLGIYIVLLHLPGAIKGDMSSTINTLKDLGLLGGALVIAGISRDNA, encoded by the coding sequence ATGCAAACAATCGGGAAATATGTGTATGCTGTCCCGTTCCTACTTTTTGGACTGAACCATTTTGTAGCCGGAAGCCAAATGGCAGGAATGGTTCCTGTTCCAGGCGGAGTTATTTGGATTTATGTAACTGGAGCCGCAATGGTTGCAGCTGCGGTCAGCATTTTTATAAATAAAAAAACCAAACTCGCTATGACCCTACTAGCTGTACTTTTAGGAATTTATATTGTTCTTCTACACTTGCCGGGAGCAATCAAAGGAGACATGTCCTCCACTATCAATACCTTGAAAGATCTGGGTCTTTTAGGTGGAGCTTTAGTTATCGCTGGAATTTCCAGAGACAACGCTTAA
- a CDS encoding GNAT family N-acetyltransferase yields MDLGKKNDLPQGWRMVRPEDLQILIQMEKAVFGSSSWSNYSIQSHIENHPAWIKEDTGFVFYMDLIDFSELLRIGILPEKRKKGEAGSILKKLCDLFPKTILEVSNLNSSAILLYTKLGFIESGRRKSYYGPGEDAILMEKVR; encoded by the coding sequence TTGGATCTGGGAAAAAAAAATGATCTGCCCCAAGGTTGGAGAATGGTCCGGCCTGAAGATTTACAAATTCTGATCCAAATGGAGAAAGCGGTTTTTGGAAGTTCTTCTTGGTCCAATTATTCTATCCAAAGTCATATCGAAAATCATCCGGCTTGGATCAAAGAAGATACAGGTTTCGTATTTTATATGGATCTAATTGATTTTTCAGAATTATTACGGATCGGAATTCTTCCAGAAAAACGAAAAAAGGGAGAGGCAGGATCTATTCTGAAAAAACTATGCGATCTATTTCCCAAAACTATTTTAGAAGTTTCTAATTTAAATTCTTCTGCTATTTTGTTATATACTAAATTAGGTTTTATAGAATCAGGAAGAAGGAAATCTTATTATGGACCGGGAGAGGACGCGATCTTAATGGAGAAGGTTCGCTAA
- a CDS encoding tetratricopeptide repeat protein: MRIILLLLFVFLISDCKNLSKFSGKNTKPPTVEDLESWKRRLNMDESEIIELEKKIREMTSKTRSAGALSWKIAQGYMKIGDYDLASKYYNKAIQEEGSGKTEVIGADVHFFESSLPYFDKAQLLMPVDQQLLFETALSYANASKDRGWEPKRRQIAIEIFQSLSRQDTRDSRFPYQLALIYFDSSMADSSWEGTNAGFQDQEKAFTLLDSILKKEPRNVPVLFAKGNFLYRFGKAQEAKDIYLHLKNTIEGLKKDGFIKEDLNENESYKNVINNLNKMESPEN; encoded by the coding sequence ATGAGGATTATACTCCTTCTTCTTTTTGTATTTCTAATTTCCGATTGTAAGAACCTAAGTAAATTTTCAGGAAAGAATACAAAACCTCCAACTGTTGAGGATCTTGAATCTTGGAAACGCCGTTTAAACATGGACGAATCCGAGATCATTGAATTAGAGAAGAAGATCCGGGAAATGACTTCTAAGACCAGATCCGCAGGCGCCCTTAGCTGGAAGATCGCACAAGGATATATGAAGATCGGTGATTACGATCTAGCATCCAAATATTATAACAAAGCAATCCAAGAAGAAGGTTCCGGAAAAACAGAAGTGATCGGCGCCGATGTTCATTTTTTTGAATCTTCTCTTCCTTATTTTGATAAGGCGCAACTTTTGATGCCAGTGGACCAACAGCTTCTTTTTGAAACTGCGTTATCTTATGCAAATGCTTCTAAAGACAGAGGTTGGGAACCTAAAAGAAGACAGATCGCAATCGAGATCTTCCAATCACTTTCAAGGCAGGATACGAGAGATTCCAGATTTCCATACCAATTGGCTCTCATCTATTTTGATTCCTCCATGGCAGATTCTTCTTGGGAAGGGACCAATGCCGGCTTCCAAGACCAAGAGAAAGCATTTACTCTTCTGGATTCTATTTTAAAAAAAGAACCTCGCAATGTTCCTGTATTATTTGCTAAAGGGAATTTTTTGTATAGATTCGGAAAGGCACAAGAAGCAAAAGATATCTATCTACATTTAAAAAATACGATAGAAGGTCTTAAAAAAGACGGATTCATTAAAGAAGATCTAAACGAAAATGAATCTTATAAAAACGTAATTAATAATCTGAATAAAATGGAATCTCCTGAGAATTAA
- a CDS encoding HTTM domain-containing protein, translated as MWNRYKSELFEQSPAWSLGFFRFGFGIILFFISARYLQYGWVQKYFLEPSFHFKHFGFSWVGVIPGPFLYFVFIIICIAALFISLGILYRTSILVYWLGFFYFNLIDVSTYLNHYYLVFLLLILLFWIPADRCFSLSHFLEAYRNGRWNIPKIPNWSLWILRFQIGCVYFFGGLAKLVPDWLFSAQPLRIWLVRNTDFPVIGGFFSYPIAGYVFSYAGLFFDLLVPFCLLKKNLRPWAYSFVLLFHILTWRLFPIGMFPWIMIFSALLFFPPNWPIKARGFLKRRGIFPYGELRNLFKTVWNKLPVTVRFLSAKFLLTLLRALEKPNIWGRRIETKLREFASNFSSRFGIWAASLYILIQVLFPLRHFLYPGNHLWTEQGFRFAWHIMLIQKNGIASFQVVNLRSGEIQYVLPESYLNEVQKTMMSTQPDLILQFAHFLGDREKKRTGDDTAVYAEVRVSLNGKKSLPFIDPNRDLMKVKDDFFHKDWILPDFK; from the coding sequence ATTTGGAATCGGTACAAGTCCGAACTATTCGAACAATCTCCGGCTTGGTCCTTAGGATTTTTCAGATTTGGGTTCGGTATTATCCTATTTTTTATCTCAGCTCGTTATCTTCAGTATGGTTGGGTGCAAAAATATTTTTTAGAACCTAGTTTTCATTTTAAACATTTTGGATTCTCTTGGGTAGGAGTAATTCCAGGACCTTTTCTATATTTTGTTTTTATAATAATATGTATCGCCGCACTTTTTATTTCTCTTGGGATTTTATACAGGACTTCAATCTTAGTTTATTGGTTAGGATTTTTTTATTTTAATCTTATAGATGTTTCCACTTACTTAAATCATTATTATTTAGTCTTTCTTTTACTCATCCTTTTGTTTTGGATCCCTGCAGATCGTTGTTTTTCTTTATCCCATTTTTTAGAAGCCTACAGAAACGGAAGATGGAACATTCCTAAAATTCCAAATTGGTCTTTATGGATCTTACGATTCCAAATTGGGTGTGTGTATTTTTTTGGAGGTTTAGCAAAATTAGTTCCAGACTGGCTGTTCTCTGCGCAACCTCTTAGGATTTGGTTAGTTCGAAATACAGACTTCCCAGTGATCGGAGGATTTTTTTCTTATCCAATCGCAGGATATGTTTTCAGTTATGCAGGATTATTTTTCGATCTGCTCGTTCCATTCTGTCTATTGAAAAAAAATTTAAGACCTTGGGCTTATAGTTTTGTTCTACTCTTTCATATCCTTACTTGGAGACTTTTTCCGATCGGGATGTTCCCTTGGATCATGATCTTCTCCGCTTTATTATTTTTTCCACCAAACTGGCCAATTAAAGCCAGAGGATTTTTAAAAAGAAGAGGGATTTTTCCTTACGGAGAATTGAGAAACTTATTCAAAACGGTTTGGAATAAACTTCCAGTCACAGTCCGGTTTCTTTCTGCAAAATTTTTGCTAACACTTTTACGCGCTTTAGAAAAACCGAATATATGGGGAAGAAGAATAGAAACCAAACTAAGAGAATTTGCTTCTAATTTTTCTTCCAGGTTTGGGATTTGGGCGGCTTCCTTATATATTTTGATCCAGGTCTTATTTCCTCTCAGGCATTTTTTATATCCAGGGAATCATCTATGGACCGAACAAGGTTTCAGATTTGCCTGGCATATCATGCTCATCCAAAAGAATGGGATCGCAAGTTTCCAAGTCGTTAATTTGCGGTCCGGAGAGATCCAATATGTATTACCTGAGTCTTATTTGAACGAAGTCCAAAAAACCATGATGAGCACCCAGCCAGATCTGATCTTACAGTTCGCCCATTTCTTAGGGGATAGAGAAAAGAAAAGGACCGGTGACGATACTGCCGTTTATGCAGAAGTAAGAGTTTCTCTAAATGGCAAAAAAAGCCTTCCATTCATTGATCCAAATCGGGATCTAATGAAGGTGAAGGATGATTTTTTTCACAAAGACTGGATCCTTCCAGACTTTAAATAA
- a CDS encoding DNA-processing protein DprA — translation MDFLSLSSPSLYKILSRSRFLSQSLSKSEVLEKLKEILPRDIKKKAESDSKNYSSSLKKLGVEIVSYFDPEYPPLLKEIYDPPPNLFCFGNIDLLKLSYLAVVGTRKISSITLHYSKLIPNFANSLGLDGIISGLALGVDKAAMLQALDQEIPVIGVMGTGPEKEYPYENRNLYKRMKSSVNGLVITECPPGFEVRKYAFPKRNRIITGISPSLLVMEAPSKSGALSSASNAISQDRDVFVFDHPLQTQNKGGKHLLSEGANPVSFDNCQKEGEKIFHLEEIIPSNFEEVPGMLAQLGKNKLNGNWIDLGNGFIRSIQ, via the coding sequence ATGGATTTTCTTTCTCTTTCTTCTCCAAGTTTATATAAAATCCTAAGCAGATCCAGATTTTTATCCCAGAGCCTCTCTAAATCAGAGGTTCTGGAAAAATTAAAAGAAATACTTCCAAGAGATATTAAAAAAAAAGCCGAGTCTGATTCTAAAAATTATTCTTCTTCCTTAAAAAAATTAGGAGTAGAGATCGTTTCTTATTTTGATCCGGAATATCCTCCTCTTTTAAAAGAAATTTATGATCCTCCGCCAAATTTATTCTGCTTTGGCAATATTGATCTCTTAAAACTTTCTTATCTGGCTGTAGTCGGTACACGAAAAATTTCTTCAATCACATTACATTATTCTAAACTAATTCCAAATTTTGCAAATTCTCTTGGATTAGATGGCATTATTTCCGGTTTAGCCTTAGGAGTGGATAAAGCAGCAATGTTGCAAGCATTGGACCAAGAAATTCCTGTGATAGGAGTGATGGGCACAGGCCCGGAAAAAGAATACCCTTACGAAAACAGGAATTTGTATAAAAGAATGAAATCTTCTGTCAATGGGTTAGTGATTACTGAATGTCCTCCAGGTTTTGAGGTCAGAAAATATGCATTCCCAAAAAGAAATAGGATCATTACCGGGATCTCTCCTTCTCTATTGGTCATGGAAGCTCCTTCTAAAAGTGGAGCATTATCTTCTGCATCCAATGCCATCTCTCAAGATAGAGATGTTTTTGTTTTTGATCATCCGCTGCAAACTCAGAACAAAGGTGGAAAACATTTACTCTCCGAAGGTGCAAATCCTGTTTCATTTGATAATTGTCAAAAAGAAGGAGAGAAAATTTTTCATTTGGAAGAAATTATTCCTTCTAATTTCGAAGAAGTTCCCGGAATGCTTGCTCAATTGGGAAAAAACAAATTGAATGGTAATTGGATCGATTTAGGAAACGGTTTTATTCGATCTATTCAATAA
- a CDS encoding helix-turn-helix domain-containing protein, whose amino-acid sequence MSDLIRISWTHKESPETYTVLPGEECVIGVQTKGKISLASGKQSKALAKAGITGILRGPRTFISEKNTKSLLVYISPLVLSRMISVPMDQISDSSLSLEDLFSKEMISGLIADCEEADWKGQEASQGLEKFRNLLPIKEEKEKFLPEAVLRIKSSLGEIGIKSLAEDLGVSQSSLERGFRSRVGLSPKEYAGLVRFRNIFRFYNSSSNLTELALEAGYYDQAHFIREFKKKTGFSPKQWFRENASVGLNPNF is encoded by the coding sequence TTGTCTGATTTGATCCGAATTTCCTGGACCCATAAAGAATCTCCCGAAACTTACACAGTTCTTCCGGGAGAAGAATGCGTAATTGGAGTCCAAACCAAGGGAAAAATTTCTTTAGCTTCGGGCAAACAGTCCAAGGCTCTTGCCAAGGCAGGGATCACTGGTATCTTAAGAGGACCAAGAACATTCATCTCTGAAAAAAATACAAAATCACTTTTGGTTTATATTTCTCCCTTAGTTCTTTCCAGAATGATCTCTGTGCCGATGGACCAGATCAGCGATTCAAGTTTATCTTTAGAAGATCTGTTTTCTAAAGAAATGATCTCTGGATTAATAGCAGATTGTGAAGAAGCGGATTGGAAAGGACAGGAGGCATCTCAGGGGCTGGAGAAATTTCGGAACCTTCTTCCCATAAAAGAAGAAAAGGAAAAATTTTTACCAGAAGCAGTGCTTAGGATCAAATCATCGCTCGGAGAAATTGGGATCAAGAGTTTAGCGGAAGATCTGGGTGTGAGCCAAAGCAGTTTAGAAAGAGGTTTCAGATCCAGAGTAGGATTAAGTCCGAAAGAATACGCAGGACTTGTCCGGTTTAGGAATATATTCAGATTTTATAATTCTTCTTCCAATCTTACTGAACTCGCCTTAGAGGCGGGTTATTATGACCAGGCACATTTTATTCGTGAATTTAAGAAGAAAACTGGCTTTAGTCCAAAACAGTGGTTTCGGGAGAATGCGAGCGTAGGATTAAATCCTAATTTTTAG
- a CDS encoding hemerythrin domain-containing protein, translating into MLNNRKKVYDFPHKAIRYGISKFVQESGRTDYSDPKDILQLLELGKEIFLMLKIHARDEEGVSLKHLEEKDPQASQKDKEEHKYLEEKIKELESLLDRIKEEGEQAQVLSEDFYTKLIRFQTDYFSHMTREEEETQTRLHVYFSDAELDDHQKEIMSSLGGDELKIWAKYLIPNVPTPIKNRFEEMLKTFS; encoded by the coding sequence ATGTTGAACAACCGCAAAAAAGTATACGATTTCCCTCATAAAGCAATTCGTTATGGGATCTCAAAATTTGTGCAAGAATCAGGACGAACTGATTATTCCGATCCAAAAGATATACTCCAACTTTTAGAATTAGGAAAAGAGATCTTTCTAATGTTAAAAATTCACGCGAGAGACGAAGAAGGAGTGAGCCTTAAACATTTGGAAGAAAAAGACCCGCAAGCTTCTCAGAAAGACAAAGAAGAACATAAATATCTGGAAGAAAAAATAAAAGAATTAGAATCACTTTTAGATAGGATCAAAGAAGAAGGTGAGCAGGCGCAGGTTTTATCCGAAGATTTTTACACAAAGTTAATTCGTTTCCAAACAGATTATTTTTCTCATATGACAAGAGAAGAAGAGGAAACCCAAACTAGATTACATGTGTACTTTTCAGATGCTGAATTGGATGATCACCAAAAAGAGATCATGAGTTCTTTGGGTGGAGATGAACTTAAAATTTGGGCCAAATATTTGATTCCAAATGTTCCTACTCCGATCAAAAATAGATTCGAGGAAATGTTAAAAACTTTCTCCTGA
- a CDS encoding helix-hairpin-helix domain-containing protein, producing the protein MKSDKSEVLKEFRTLPGVGKVIAEDLWNLGVRSKAELAKLDPEKLYQEICEYQGGHVDLCMLYVFRCAVYVSGTSDPEPEKMKWWFWKDKQLV; encoded by the coding sequence ATGAAGTCGGATAAATCCGAGGTATTAAAAGAATTTCGCACTCTTCCTGGAGTGGGAAAGGTAATCGCAGAAGATCTTTGGAATTTGGGAGTTCGCAGTAAAGCAGAACTTGCTAAACTAGACCCTGAAAAATTATACCAAGAAATTTGTGAATACCAAGGTGGTCATGTTGATCTATGTATGCTGTACGTATTTCGTTGTGCAGTATATGTTTCTGGGACTTCCGATCCTGAACCAGAAAAAATGAAATGGTGGTTCTGGAAGGACAAACAGCTTGTCTGA
- the lep gene encoding LipL41-expression chaperone Lep, with product MTLKNKKVKLSFGFEKSGRMTSAFLLCSALFLSDCSRTKPNLEECSDAQIHISKLIANDETMEKGVQALMLRSVLKPETSEAIIRSCVENKSLLQVQCELSKEKFRDLQECKQHAPKRAETEG from the coding sequence ATGACACTGAAAAATAAGAAAGTAAAACTTTCTTTCGGTTTCGAGAAAAGCGGGCGGATGACGTCCGCTTTTCTTTTATGTAGTGCGCTCTTCTTGTCAGATTGCAGCAGAACGAAACCAAATTTGGAAGAATGTTCAGATGCTCAGATCCATATTTCTAAACTGATCGCGAACGATGAAACTATGGAAAAAGGTGTACAAGCATTGATGTTAAGATCTGTGTTAAAACCTGAAACCAGCGAAGCGATTATCAGAAGTTGTGTGGAGAATAAAAGTTTACTCCAAGTGCAATGCGAGCTATCCAAGGAGAAGTTTAGAGATCTTCAGGAATGTAAACAACACGCTCCTAAAAGAGCAGAGACTGAGGGATAA
- the nadA gene encoding quinolinate synthase NadA produces MKTIEDIRKSLKSTYMEHEIEEKLPLIQEINRLKKEKNAVLLGHNYMTPDVFHGVSDILGDSLYLSKAAAETDADIILFNGVHFMAETAKLMSPEKKVLIADLKAGCSLAESITREDVKKLKSQHPGVPVVTYVNCTAEVKAETDICCTSANAVQIVNSLDSDTVIFLPDEYLAGNVQKQTNKKIISFPGRCMVHEMYTAEDILSVRRQWPGVTVISHPECNTDVVEVSDFAGSTSQMSKYIRDSGAKDVFLVTECSMGDNLRSEFPDRQFVSSCRTCPHMKQITLEKIKDALLYEQFEIKLDPEIVEKGRMAVQRMLEVSYK; encoded by the coding sequence ATGAAAACCATAGAGGACATTCGAAAATCCCTGAAATCCACTTACATGGAACATGAGATAGAGGAAAAACTTCCTCTCATCCAGGAGATCAACCGTCTCAAAAAAGAAAAAAACGCAGTACTTTTAGGACATAATTATATGACCCCGGATGTTTTTCACGGGGTTTCGGATATACTTGGAGATTCACTTTACCTGAGTAAGGCTGCTGCGGAAACAGATGCTGATATTATCCTTTTTAACGGGGTCCATTTTATGGCGGAGACTGCAAAGCTTATGTCTCCGGAGAAGAAGGTACTGATCGCTGATCTAAAAGCTGGCTGTTCCCTCGCAGAAAGTATCACTAGAGAAGATGTTAAAAAACTAAAAAGCCAGCATCCTGGAGTTCCAGTAGTGACTTACGTTAACTGCACTGCAGAAGTGAAAGCTGAAACTGATATTTGCTGCACTTCTGCAAACGCTGTCCAAATCGTAAATTCTTTGGATAGCGACACAGTTATATTTCTTCCTGACGAATACCTTGCTGGGAATGTACAGAAACAAACTAATAAAAAGATCATCTCTTTTCCTGGACGTTGTATGGTGCATGAGATGTACACTGCAGAGGACATTCTTTCTGTCAGAAGACAATGGCCTGGAGTCACAGTCATCTCCCACCCTGAATGTAACACTGACGTGGTAGAAGTTTCCGACTTCGCTGGATCCACCTCTCAAATGTCTAAATATATTCGCGATTCAGGAGCTAAGGATGTATTCTTAGTCACTGAATGTTCTATGGGAGACAATCTCAGATCTGAATTCCCGGATAGACAATTTGTTTCTTCTTGCAGGACCTGTCCTCATATGAAACAAATCACATTAGAAAAAATTAAAGATGCACTTCTGTACGAACAATTCGAGATCAAATTAGATCCTGAAATCGTAGAAAAAGGAAGAATGGCAGTCCAAAGAATGCTGGAAGTGAGTTATAAGTAA
- a CDS encoding B12-binding domain-containing radical SAM protein: protein MAKLKLVQLPVPPPTAFAATGNVPLAAGCLAVSARENGLEKKGLELEVLDPDITDKEGDSQLADRIAKDEPEFLGFSLYLWNTERSLHLAKEVKRRSPSTKILIGGPEVNPDNPFVLSETGYDIAVSGEAEHTFFALMDTLLKKEDPRKLPNIAVREQDGKMGMFSREENASFPLTSYPSPYLQGFVPVDPARSTYLETVRGCRSQCTYCFYPKSSNVLRTLDIPETIKLLANLKDKGAKELVFLDPTFNHRPGFEEFLDAIIDVNSDRSMTMFGELRSEGITEKIADKLALAGFNRIELGMQSINKETLKRVKRFGSPEKVAEAARMLADRGIELLLDLIIGLPGDTPDDVMEGIEFFYGHGLGEWVQVFPLSILPGTAMRKDAESEGLVYLPKPPYRVIRTPNFSAEALSSTLFRSEDRLDRRLDETPRSLLSDPDPSVADIFSFSPGLAEKFGLEDFSISGARHVSIWWRGDNLEKSKKEFFDRLNYRFAKDPFAVTDLVLYPKTSFDPELITEIMEEFSKVPASYLSRTLAHRGENMLHRIVLVLPHGVSFPLEWVSEIREYIPVFQEMEWEEAVQKSAELGGEFPGARIISKNENSAAWKVLKENADPESVTFADRVLEKRWCWEILGYSEK, encoded by the coding sequence ATGGCAAAGTTAAAGCTAGTACAATTGCCTGTTCCGCCCCCTACGGCCTTTGCAGCTACTGGAAATGTTCCTTTGGCCGCGGGATGTTTAGCTGTATCTGCTCGGGAGAATGGCCTGGAAAAAAAAGGTCTGGAGCTAGAAGTTCTGGATCCTGATATCACTGATAAAGAAGGTGATAGCCAGCTTGCGGATAGGATTGCAAAAGATGAGCCTGAGTTTTTGGGCTTCTCACTTTATCTTTGGAATACTGAAAGAAGCCTTCATCTCGCAAAAGAAGTAAAACGTAGATCTCCATCCACTAAGATCTTAATTGGTGGACCTGAAGTAAATCCAGACAATCCGTTTGTTCTTTCTGAAACAGGTTATGATATAGCAGTCTCCGGAGAAGCAGAGCATACATTCTTTGCTCTTATGGATACACTTCTTAAAAAAGAAGATCCAAGAAAATTACCGAATATCGCAGTCAGAGAACAAGATGGAAAGATGGGAATGTTTTCCAGAGAGGAGAATGCTTCCTTTCCACTGACGAGTTATCCTTCTCCATATCTTCAGGGATTTGTGCCTGTGGATCCGGCAAGATCTACTTACTTGGAGACCGTAAGAGGCTGTAGATCTCAATGTACGTATTGTTTTTATCCTAAGAGTAGTAATGTATTAAGAACTTTAGATATTCCTGAGACGATCAAACTTCTTGCTAATTTAAAAGATAAAGGCGCCAAAGAATTAGTATTCTTAGATCCAACATTCAATCATAGACCTGGTTTCGAAGAATTTTTAGATGCAATCATAGATGTAAACTCAGACAGATCCATGACTATGTTCGGAGAATTAAGATCTGAAGGAATTACTGAGAAGATCGCAGACAAACTTGCATTAGCAGGTTTCAATCGGATCGAATTAGGAATGCAATCCATCAATAAGGAAACCTTAAAGCGTGTGAAACGTTTTGGAAGTCCGGAGAAGGTTGCTGAAGCAGCGAGAATGTTGGCTGATAGAGGAATTGAACTTTTATTAGATCTGATCATCGGGCTCCCTGGAGATACTCCAGACGATGTGATGGAAGGGATCGAATTCTTTTATGGACATGGACTAGGAGAATGGGTCCAAGTATTTCCGTTATCTATTTTGCCTGGAACTGCAATGAGAAAAGATGCAGAGTCAGAAGGTCTGGTTTATCTTCCTAAACCTCCTTATAGAGTGATCCGAACTCCTAATTTCAGTGCAGAAGCTCTTAGTTCTACTTTATTCCGTTCAGAAGATAGATTGGATAGAAGGTTGGATGAAACTCCTCGAAGTCTCTTGTCTGATCCTGATCCCTCAGTTGCAGATATATTTTCCTTTTCTCCAGGACTCGCAGAAAAATTCGGATTAGAAGATTTTTCCATCTCAGGTGCAAGACATGTTTCTATTTGGTGGAGAGGAGATAATTTAGAAAAATCTAAAAAAGAATTCTTTGATAGATTAAATTATCGATTTGCCAAAGATCCTTTTGCAGTCACTGATCTGGTTTTGTATCCTAAAACTTCTTTTGATCCTGAATTAATTACAGAGATTATGGAAGAATTTTCCAAGGTCCCTGCATCTTATCTTTCTCGCACACTCGCTCATCGTGGTGAAAATATGCTTCATAGGATCGTTCTTGTTCTTCCTCATGGAGTTTCTTTCCCATTAGAATGGGTTTCTGAAATTAGAGAATATATTCCTGTTTTTCAAGAAATGGAATGGGAAGAAGCAGTCCAAAAATCAGCAGAGCTTGGGGGAGAATTTCCAGGAGCAAGGATCATTTCTAAAAACGAGAACTCGGCCGCATGGAAAGTCCTAAAAGAAAATGCAGATCCTGAATCTGTAACATTTGCAGATAGAGTTTTAGAAAAACGCTGGTGTTGGGAAATTTTAGGTTATTCTGAGAAGTGA
- a CDS encoding lipoprotein LipL41, with the protein MKKISALLLAGAIAFSVSNCGEKVEVEYPVFPKSKEGRQLQKFLGSIRNVGLAVEKPQKSLWETVFGAGSSFIDQMPSKVFEAFDKETYYKLIDLSKRADSINEASLTLTGITKSRVKLGNQLGAEAILHIGYQKPYTECGSEMMFDTGAAALKGVGVIASIATGKQVDTGSGSVSKQTGIRYMLIPLDATLIKVETGEVKKAVVSNPAKVDAGVGNLDCPSVLDSFGKALDEAALYIKDRLSPKVKTEYIKVFKDDEDPEVAGYLDDGYQEITGETPSFKKAKENWEKADKKAGGKSWGAKTNLGTYYFQAGDFEKAIKLYEEAMKLTGADKNYVRELRKRVEAAAAVDDTEK; encoded by the coding sequence ATGAAAAAAATCTCTGCTCTGCTCCTCGCAGGAGCTATTGCATTTTCGGTTTCCAACTGCGGCGAAAAAGTTGAAGTCGAATACCCTGTTTTTCCTAAATCAAAAGAGGGACGCCAGCTTCAAAAATTCCTAGGCTCTATCCGCAATGTTGGATTAGCAGTCGAAAAACCCCAAAAAAGTCTTTGGGAAACCGTTTTCGGAGCAGGTTCCAGCTTTATCGACCAAATGCCTTCTAAAGTTTTTGAAGCTTTTGACAAGGAAACTTATTACAAACTGATCGACCTGAGCAAAAGAGCTGACTCTATCAATGAGGCTTCTTTAACTCTTACCGGAATTACTAAAAGTCGTGTTAAACTCGGAAACCAATTAGGTGCAGAGGCAATTCTACATATCGGTTATCAAAAACCATACACTGAGTGCGGAAGCGAGATGATGTTTGATACTGGCGCTGCTGCTTTGAAAGGAGTAGGAGTAATCGCTTCTATTGCGACTGGAAAACAAGTTGATACTGGAAGTGGTTCTGTTAGCAAACAAACTGGTATCCGTTATATGCTTATTCCTCTAGATGCTACTTTAATCAAAGTAGAAACTGGAGAAGTTAAAAAAGCTGTAGTTTCTAACCCTGCAAAAGTTGATGCAGGAGTTGGTAACTTAGATTGCCCTTCTGTTCTTGACTCTTTCGGAAAAGCTTTAGACGAAGCTGCTCTTTATATCAAAGACAGACTTTCTCCAAAAGTTAAAACTGAGTATATCAAAGTATTCAAAGACGACGAAGATCCTGAAGTTGCAGGATACCTTGACGACGGATACCAAGAGATCACTGGAGAAACTCCTAGCTTCAAAAAAGCAAAAGAGAACTGGGAAAAAGCAGATAAAAAAGCTGGTGGAAAGTCTTGGGGAGCAAAAACAAACCTAGGAACTTACTACTTCCAAGCTGGCGACTTTGAAAAAGCAATCAAACTTTACGAAGAAGCAATGAAACTTACTGGAGCTGACAAGAACTACGTAAGAGAACTTCGTAAACGTGTAGAAGCGGCTGCTGCCGTTGATGACACTGAAAAATAA
- the ispF gene encoding 2-C-methyl-D-erythritol 2,4-cyclodiphosphate synthase: MFRIGQGLDFHRLETNDSRPLILGGAVIDSEYALIGHSDADIVIHALADAILGAMGLGDIGQYFPDTDPSLKNMDSKLILQKTLDLAKEKNFSLVNIDCTLIGERPKISPHRIKIQSSLSDLLGLPEDCVSVKATTTEKMGALGRTEGLGASCVVLLQKN, encoded by the coding sequence ATGTTCAGAATAGGACAAGGACTAGACTTCCATAGACTGGAAACTAACGATTCTCGCCCATTGATCTTGGGCGGGGCCGTAATTGATTCAGAATATGCTCTTATCGGACATTCGGATGCAGATATCGTAATACACGCGTTAGCTGATGCAATTCTAGGGGCAATGGGACTGGGAGATATTGGACAGTATTTCCCAGATACTGACCCTTCTCTCAAAAACATGGATTCTAAATTGATTCTGCAAAAAACTTTGGATCTTGCTAAAGAGAAAAATTTCAGTTTAGTAAATATTGACTGTACTTTAATTGGAGAAAGACCTAAAATTTCTCCTCACAGAATTAAGATACAATCCTCACTTTCTGATTTATTAGGACTTCCAGAAGATTGTGTTTCAGTAAAAGCGACTACTACCGAAAAAATGGGAGCCTTGGGCAGAACCGAAGGATTGGGCGCAAGTTGCGTGGTACTTTTGCAGAAAAATTAA